Proteins from a genomic interval of Candidatus Yanofskybacteria bacterium:
- a CDS encoding thymidine kinase produces MARLEVITGPMFSGKSEELARRLRRAVFAEKTMLLVRPDIDNRKTRNIFDLISKDQRLSDYHRLQMARVDSGRKLQIELTHFHTEILAIDEAQFLTFEFLDLILDLLETEKNNDFTIMVSGLNMDADARPFGIMPDLMARADEILLLTAICTECRNAQASFTQKIGGSGKQIEIGDENIYTARCRKCFVKASKLPLI; encoded by the coding sequence ATGGCAAGACTAGAGGTCATTACAGGGCCAATGTTTTCGGGTAAAAGTGAGGAGCTTGCCAGAAGACTGCGCAGGGCAGTATTTGCAGAAAAAACCATGCTACTTGTCAGGCCAGACATTGATAATAGAAAAACTAGAAATATTTTTGATCTGATATCAAAAGATCAAAGACTAAGTGACTATCATAGATTACAAATGGCAAGAGTAGATTCCGGACGTAAACTACAAATTGAACTCACTCATTTCCACACAGAAATTCTCGCTATTGATGAGGCTCAATTTCTGACTTTTGAGTTTCTAGATCTTATTTTAGATTTATTAGAAACAGAGAAAAATAATGATTTTACAATCATGGTTTCCGGCTTGAACATGGACGCCGATGCAAGACCATTCGGAATTATGCCAGATTTAATGGCCAGAGCAGATGAGATACTCCTACTGACAGCCATTTGCACTGAATGCCGCAATGCACAGGCATCATTTACACAAAAAATAGGCGGCTCCGGTAAGCAAATTGAAATAGGCGATGAAAATATATATACCGCCCGATGCAGAAAATGTTTTGTAAAGGCAAGTAAACTTCCGCTCATTTAA